One genomic segment of Sanyastnella coralliicola includes these proteins:
- the priA gene encoding replication restart helicase PriA, producing the protein MSGLATFIDVVIPIAIPNLLTYRVPRELEGHVQFGQRVVVQLGRSKLYTAVVHRVHDQPPQAYEAKYIESLLDEVPIVTKKQMRLWEWMAEYYMCTLGEVLGSALPSSLKLASETKIVAHPDIEELDASSLTDREFLLMEALELRKVLEIAEVAEILEIKTVQPIIKSLIEKGFATTEEELKHRYKPKTEERLSLHPRLENEDLLSEVFDQLEKRARKQSELLLCYLRERETQGDSIGKVALQKMAGVDSTVAKKLIEKEVFVSETVEIDRIGPFTGEHQQIKDLSDDQQRALQEIKDHYEDKDVVLLHGVTGSGKTEVYVKLIEECIARGEQVLYLLPEIALTTQLIQRLQKYFGDQIGVFHSKFNQQERAETWKRTMSAEANSYSIIMGARSSVFLPFRKLGLVIVDEEHESSFKQYDPAPRYNGRDAGVVLGMLHKAKVLLGSATPSIESYFNTTEGRYGLVEMKHRFGGVVLPEILTANIRKELQRKTMKSHFTSFLLEEMKEALERDEQIILFQNRRGYSPFWQCHTCGWVPECDRCDVSLTYHKHVHHLNCHYCGYTSSPPLKCQACGSHDLRSVGFGTEKIEEDLKELFPEARVARMDLDTTRSKNAYQNILRSFDLHEIDILVGTQMVTKGLDFERVSLVGVLNADQMLKFPDFRAYERAFQLMTQVAGRAGRKHKRGKVIIQTYDPEHWVIHQVIDNDYDAMYRREVIERKEYKYPPHTRLIKLNMRHRNEGFLRASAHELAAQLRQHLGDRVVGPEAPYVARINNQYHQNILLKVERTASPAQFKKVLQDTIDNFRQDKEKRAIRFVPDVDPA; encoded by the coding sequence ATGTCAGGACTCGCCACCTTCATCGATGTCGTAATTCCGATTGCGATCCCTAATCTTCTCACGTACCGCGTACCACGAGAACTAGAGGGGCACGTCCAATTCGGACAACGAGTGGTGGTCCAACTCGGTCGGTCAAAACTGTACACTGCAGTGGTTCATCGAGTACATGATCAACCCCCTCAAGCATATGAAGCAAAGTACATTGAGTCGCTGCTCGATGAAGTACCGATTGTGACCAAGAAGCAGATGCGTCTATGGGAATGGATGGCGGAATACTACATGTGCACCTTAGGCGAAGTACTTGGTTCAGCACTGCCTTCAAGCTTGAAGCTAGCGAGCGAAACCAAGATTGTAGCTCACCCAGATATCGAGGAGTTAGATGCCAGTTCACTGACTGATCGAGAGTTCTTATTGATGGAGGCCCTCGAGCTTCGAAAGGTGTTAGAAATCGCTGAGGTTGCTGAGATCTTGGAGATAAAGACGGTTCAGCCCATCATCAAATCATTGATCGAAAAAGGCTTTGCAACCACTGAAGAAGAATTAAAGCATCGCTACAAACCGAAGACAGAGGAACGCCTTTCCTTGCACCCAAGACTTGAGAACGAGGATTTGTTGAGTGAGGTGTTTGATCAGCTCGAAAAGCGCGCAAGAAAGCAGTCAGAGCTATTGCTTTGTTACCTCAGAGAACGAGAAACGCAAGGTGATTCCATTGGAAAGGTGGCCTTGCAGAAAATGGCTGGAGTTGATTCAACGGTAGCCAAGAAGCTTATTGAAAAGGAGGTTTTCGTCAGCGAGACTGTCGAAATCGATCGAATTGGTCCGTTCACAGGAGAACACCAACAGATTAAAGACCTTTCTGACGATCAGCAACGAGCTCTTCAAGAGATCAAAGATCACTACGAAGACAAGGATGTCGTCTTACTCCATGGTGTCACCGGTTCGGGTAAAACAGAGGTCTATGTCAAGCTCATTGAAGAATGCATAGCTCGAGGAGAACAGGTGCTCTATCTCTTACCTGAGATTGCATTGACAACGCAACTGATTCAACGACTGCAGAAATACTTCGGCGACCAGATTGGCGTCTTCCACTCAAAGTTCAATCAACAAGAAAGAGCAGAGACCTGGAAGAGAACAATGTCTGCAGAAGCGAACAGCTACTCCATCATCATGGGAGCGCGTTCTTCGGTGTTTTTGCCTTTTAGGAAATTGGGTTTGGTCATCGTTGATGAAGAACATGAAAGTAGTTTTAAGCAATACGATCCAGCACCGCGTTATAACGGACGAGATGCCGGGGTGGTGCTAGGGATGCTTCACAAAGCAAAAGTGCTGCTAGGAAGCGCCACACCCTCCATTGAAAGCTACTTCAATACTACAGAAGGTCGATATGGCTTGGTGGAGATGAAGCACAGATTCGGTGGTGTAGTCCTACCGGAGATCCTGACAGCGAATATTCGCAAAGAGCTTCAGCGTAAAACCATGAAGTCTCACTTCACTTCATTCCTCCTCGAAGAAATGAAGGAAGCATTAGAACGCGACGAACAGATTATCCTCTTCCAAAACCGACGAGGGTACTCACCGTTTTGGCAGTGTCATACTTGTGGTTGGGTACCAGAATGTGATCGATGTGATGTAAGCTTGACTTACCACAAACACGTCCATCACCTCAATTGCCATTACTGCGGTTATACCTCAAGTCCGCCCCTCAAATGCCAAGCATGCGGAAGTCACGACCTCCGAAGTGTCGGTTTTGGAACCGAGAAGATCGAGGAAGATCTAAAAGAGCTCTTTCCAGAGGCTCGCGTGGCTAGAATGGACTTAGATACCACTCGAAGTAAGAACGCTTATCAGAACATCCTCAGAAGCTTCGATCTGCATGAGATTGATATTCTTGTGGGGACACAGATGGTAACGAAGGGGCTTGACTTCGAGCGCGTTTCGTTAGTAGGTGTATTGAACGCTGATCAAATGCTTAAGTTCCCAGACTTCAGAGCTTATGAACGCGCCTTCCAGTTGATGACGCAGGTAGCAGGACGTGCCGGACGAAAGCACAAGCGCGGAAAGGTGATCATTCAAACCTATGATCCGGAACACTGGGTGATTCATCAAGTGATTGATAACGATTACGACGCCATGTATCGCAGGGAAGTGATCGAACGCAAGGAATACAAGTATCCTCCGCATACAAGGTTGATCAAGCTAAATATGCGCCATCGAAACGAGGGCTTTTTGCGCGCTTCGGCGCACGAGTTGGCGGCACAGCTCCGACAGCACCTCGGCGACCGAGTAGTTGGCCCAGAGGCTCCTTATGTGGCACGTATCAATAATCAGTACCATCAGAATATCTTACTGAAG